CGACTTGTTCCACGCCCTGTTGACACCGGCCTATCCGCTGTTGGCCTGGCTGCTACTGAGCCTGCCTGGCAGTGCAAAACATGGCCGCACGGAAGAAAACCCGGTAAAGACTTTGTAAGAACGCCGCTGCTTATTTCATAATGTGACGGCTGCCGCGTTCCGGCGGCCGAGCACATCGCTCGCTTTGCATCCCGAGGTAAACGGATTTTCATGAAACGCACCGGCCGCACCCTGTCCCTGGGCTGCCTGTTGCTCCTGCTGCCACTGCTCGCCTCGGCGAGCGGCAACTCCTTGCTGATCCCCGCGCTTGGCAGCTGCTCACTCAACACCGCCCCCGAAGAACTGCCCGTCGCCCTTGAGGCCTGCGAGCAAGCTGCGCTCAATGGCGATCTGCAGGCAGAGTTTGAACTGGGCGAGTTCTATTACGACGGCAAGCGTGTCGAACGTGATCTCAGCCAGGCGCTGAAATGGTTCGAGCAGGCCTCACTGCAAGGCCATGCACAATCGCAGTACCGCCTGGGCATGATGTTCTTCCGTGGCGAAGGCGTACCGGCAAACGCCGTGCAGGCCTATATCGTGCTGAAAATGGCGGCAGTGAATGGTTCGGACGAAGCCATGGACAGCGCCGACCTGATCGCCGCGCAGATGCCCCGCGATGAGCTGGAAATCGCCAGCCAGGTGCTCGGGCAGATCTTCCGCAACTACCTGCTGGAGTTGCAGAACGCCGACACCCTCACCTCGCCGTTCGCACCGCTGCCCTGATTCAACCCATCTAACACGCTTAGACGCGGTTAAGATCTCCCGAGCTAGAGCCCTGCAAGGCGAAAACAGGCGAGGAACGGTCGGAGTCGCGGGCGACTGTACTTTTGTACATGAGCATTCCGAGTCTGTTTTCAACGCAGTAGGGCCGACGCGCAGCAGATCGTATTCAGGTCCTTACTTGTCCGGCATGGGCATAGGGAACGGCATAACATTGCCGCCGCCCTTGGCTTCGCTGATCTTCGGCGTGCCCAGGCGTTCGACTTCGTCGATGCGGATGATTGCGTGCATGGGGATAAAGCTGCGCACCACACCGTCAAACTGCGCCTTGAGCTTTTCCTCGCTGGGGTCGACCACAACCTGGGTGCGTTCGCCGAAGACGAACTCCTCCACTTCCAGAAAGCCCCACAGATCGCTTTGAAAGATCTGCTTGGCGTACATCTCGTACACCTGACCCTGGTTAAGGAAAATCACCTTGTAGATGGGTTCGCGCTTGCTCATGGCTATGCAGTTCGTACCGAGGGTTAATTGAAAGGGCGCGGATCATAGCATAGCCGCCTAGCAGCCAACGCTAGGAACCCTGGCACGAGCTCCCTATAATGCGCGGTTCTTCGAATCACCCTTTTTGAGCGCGCATGACCAAGAAGCTTTATATCGAAACCCACGGTTGCCAGATGAACGAGTACGACAGCTCGCGCATGATCGACCTGCTGGGCGAACATCAAGCCCTGGAAGTCACCGAGAAGGCCGCAGACGCTGACATCATCCTGCTCAACACCTGCTCGATCCGTGAAAAAGCCCAGGACAAGGTGTTCTCGCAACTCGGCCGCTGGCAAAAACTGAAAATTGCCAACCCCGACCTGGTGATCGGCGTCGGTGGCTGTGTGGCCAGCCAGGAAGGCGCGGCAATTCGTGATCGCGCGCCCTATGTCGACGTGGTCTTCGGCCCGCAGACCCTGCACCGCCTGCCGGAAATGATCGACGCCGCGCGCACCACCAAGATCGCCCAGGTCGACATCAGCTTCCCCGAGATCGAGAAATTCGACCGCCTGCCCGAACCACGCGTCGATGGCCCCAGCGCCTATGTGTCGGTGATGGAAGGCTGCAGCAAGTACTGCACCTTCTGCGTGGTGCCTTACACCCGCGGCGAAGAAGTCAGCCGACCCATGTCCGATGTACTCGGCGAGATCATCCACCTGGCCGAACACGGCGTGCGTGAAATCACCCTGCTCGGGCAGAACGTCAACGGCTACCGTGGCGCGACCCAGAATGGGCAGATTGCCGACTTCGCCGAGCTGCTCTACGCCGTGGCCGCCATCGATGGCATCGACCGCATTCGCTACACCACCAGCCATCCGCTGGAATTCTCCGACGCGCTGATCCAGGCCCACGCCGAGATTCCCGAGCTGGTGAAATACCTGCACCTGCCGGTGCAATCGGGCTCCGACCGCATTCTCGCGGCGATGAAGCGCAACCACACCGCACTCGAATACAAGTCGCGCATCCGCAAGCTGCGCGCCGCCGTGCCGGACATTCTGATCAGCTCGGACTTTATCGTCGGTTTCCCCGGTGAAACCGAGAAGGACTTCGAGCAGACCATGAAGCTGGTCGAGGATGTCGGTTTCGACTTCTGCTACTCCTTCGTCTATAGCTCGCGCCCTGGCACCCCGGCGGCTGACCTGCCCGATGACACCCCGCTGGAGCTGAAAAAACAGCGCCTGGCATTGCTGCAACACCGCATCACCCAGCAGGGCTTCGAAAATAGCCGACGCATGGCCGGCACTGTGCAGCGAATCCTGGTCAACGATTACTCGAAGAAGGACCCTGGCATGCTCCAGGGCCGCACCGAGAGCAATCGGGTGGTCAACTTCCGCAGCGATAACCCGCGCCTGATCGGCCAGTTTGTCGACGTGCATATCGACGAAGCCATGCCCAACTCGCTGCGCGGCACGCTGATCAACGAAACCGTCTGCAACTAAAGCCGCAGCGGCCCGAGCTTCCCCCTCGCGGCCGCTAGCGCTATTCTTCGTTTCACTACCCCAGCCGACTGGCGGCCATCACACGACCTTGAACGCACCCATAGAACCACTCCGTTTTATCCTTGAACCCTTTGAGGCTCGCCGCTTCGCTAACCTGTGCGGCCAATTTGATGAGCACCTGCGCCTGATAGAACAGCGCCTGGGCATCGAATTGCGCAACCGTGGCAACCAGTTCGAACTGGTCGGCACCGCTGGCCAGACCCGCGCCGCCGAACAACTGCTGCGCCGCCTCTACCGCGAAACCCAAAGCACCGAACTGTCACCTGACCTGGTGCACCTGTTCCTGCAGGAATCCGGTATCGAGGAGCTGAGCAACCCGACCGTCGAAGCCAGCGTCGCCCTGCGCACCCGCAAGGGCATGATTCGCCCACGCGGTGCCAATCAGCAGCGCTACGTCAAAGCCATCCTCGACCACGACATCAACTTCGGCATCGGCCCGGCCGGCACCGGCAAAACCTATCTAGCAGTAGCAGCTGCCGTAGATGCCCTGGAGCGCGAACAGATCCGCCGCATCCTGCTGGTGCGTCCGGCGGTAGAAGCGGGTGAAAAGCTCGGTTTCCTCCCCGGCGACCTGTCGCAGAAGATCGACCCGTACCTGCGCCCGCTGTACGACGCGCTGTACGAGATGCTCGGCTTCGAACAGGTGGCCAAGCTGATCGAGAAACAGGTGATCGAAGTCGCGCCGCTGGCCTATATGCGCGGCCGCACGCTGAACAACAGCTTTATCATCCTCGACGAAAGCCAGAACACCACCCTGGAACAGATGAAGATGTTCCTCACCCGCATCGGCTTCGGCTCCACTGCGGTGATTACCGGTGACATCACCCAGGTCGACCTGCCGCGCGGCACCAAAAGCGGCCTGACCCACGTCATCGACGTGCTGCGCGATGTGCCGGGCATCAGCTTTACCCACTTCAAGCCCAAGGACGTGGTGCGCCACCCACTGGTGCAGCGCATCGTCGAAGCCTACGAGCGCTACGACAACCGCATGCACGGCAAGCTGGATGACGAGCAGGATGAGCGCAATGCTTGAGCTTGACCTGCAGATCGCCAGCGACGCCGCCAGCCTGCCGAGCGAGGCACAGTTCCGTGCCTGGTGCGAGATCGCCCTGCGCCAGCGCAGCGCCGACTCCGAGCTGACCATTCGCCTGGTCGATGAAGCCGAGGGCCGCGAGCTCAATCACACCTGGCGTCATAAGGATTACGCCACCAACGTACTATCCTTCCCTGCCGATGTACCGGACGAGATGCTGGATATCCCGCTGCTCGGTGATCTGGTGATCTGCGTGCCGGTGGTTGAACGCGAAGCCCAGGAACAAGCTAAAACCAGCGAAGCGCATTGGGCGCACCTGGTGATCCACGGCTGCCTGCACCTGCTCGGCTACGACCACATCGAGGATGAGGAAGCCGAAGAGATGGAAGCGCTGGAACGAGAATTGCTGGCTGAGTTGGGTCATCCCGACCCTTACGCCGACCACGAATAAATACCCCTCTACGCAAACCCAACTGAAATTACAAAAGGTTCCTGAGTAACCACCATGAGCGAAGACCGATCGAGCAACGAGCAGAAGTCCTGGTTTAACAGACTGACCCAGGCTTTTGCTCATGAGCCGAAAAACCGCAAGGAATTGCTGGAAGTGCTGCGCGAAGCGCATCAGAACAAGCTGCTCGACAGCGAAGCACTGGCCATCGTTGAAGGTGCAATTCAGGTCGCCGACCTGCAGGTTCGCGACATTATGGTGCCGCGCTCACAGATGATGAGCATCAAGGCCAACCAGACGCCCAAGGAATTTCTGCCCTCGATCATCGAAGCCGCGCACTCGCGTTATCCCGTGGTGGGCGAGAGCCTCGACGATGTGGTTGGCATCCTCCTGGCCAAAGACCTGCTGCCGCTGATCCTCTCGGGCGAACAGCCCAACTTCAATATCAAGGACCTGCTGCGCCCGGCCACCTTTGTGCCCGAGTCCAAGCGCCTCAACGTGCTGCTGCGCGAGTTCCGCGCCAACCACAACCACATGGCCGTGGTCATCGATGAGTACGGCGGCGTTGCCGGTCTGGTGACCATCGAGGACGTGCTGGAGCAGATCGTCGGCGATATCGAAGACGAGCACGACGTGGAGGAAGACAGCTACGTCAAACCACTGCCTTCCGGCGATTTTCTGGTCAAGGCGCTGACGCCGATTGAAAGCTTCAACGAAGCCTTCGATACCGAATTCTCCGATGACGAGTTCGATACCGTCGGCGGTCTGGTGATGAGCGCCTTCGGCCACCTGCCCAAGCGCAACGAAGTCACCCAGATCGGCGAATTCCGCTTCCGTGTCCTCAATGCCGACAGTCGCCGCATCCATCTGCTGCGCCTGAGCCCGGTTAGTAATTGATCCACAACCGGCCACCTTCAGGGTGGCCGGTTCGCAACACTTCCCCCCGTCTACCCTCCCGCTTTACCCTTGCGCCACCTCAATCCAAGGACCTGCATGCAATGCACTGGATAACCCGACCTGGCTGGCCCGGCAACCTGATCGCGCTGTTGGCTGGCGCCATCACCCCTCTGGCACTGGCGCCTTATGACCTGTGGCCGCTGGCCATCCTCTCCATCGCCCTGTTCTACCTCGGCCTGCGTGACCTCACGCCGCGTCAGGCGGTGCTGCGCGGCTGGAGTTATGGCTTTGGTCTGTTCGCCGCTGGCACCAGTTGGGTGTACGTAAGCATTCACGATTACGGCGCGGCCTCGCCGCCCCTGGCGGTCTTTCTGACCCTGCTGTTTGTCGGTGGCCTCGGTCTGCTGTTCGCCCTCAGCGCCTGGGTCTGGACGCGCTGGCTACGCCGGGTCGAAGCGCCGCTGGCCGACGCCTTGGCCTTCGCCGCGCTGTGGCTGGCGCAGGAAGCCTTCCGCAGCTGGTTTCTCACTGGCTTCCCCTGGCTGTATGCCGGTTACAGCCAGCTGGATGGCCCTCTGGCTGGCCTGGCCCCGGTGGGCGGCGTGTGGCTGCTGTCGTTTGCCTTGGCGCTGAGCGCCGCGCTGCTGGTGAATCTGGCGCAACTGCGCACGCGCAAGGCGTTTCTCGCCATCGGCGTGGTGCTGTTAGTCGCCCCGTGGATCGCCGGTCTCGCACTCAAGAATCACGCATGGACCCAACCGCTGGGCGAGCCGCTAAGTGTTTCGGCCATGCAGGGCAATATCGAACAGAACCGGAAGTGGGACCCCGAGCAGCTCAACGCGCAGCTCGCGCTGTACCGCGACATGACCTTTAGCGCCAAGCCGACCGACCTGATCGTCTGGCCGGAAACCGCCATACCGGTGCTCAAGGACCGCGCCCAGGGTTACCTAGGCATGATCAATCGCTTCGCCAATGAGCGGAATGCCGCGCTGATTACCGGCGTGCCGATTCGCCAAAGCAACGAGCGCGGCGAACAGCGCTACTACAACGGCATCAGCGTGGTCGGCCAGGGCAGCGGTGATTACCTCAAGCAGAAGCTGGTGCCCTTCGGTGAATACGTGCCGCTGCAGGAAGTGCTGCGCGGGCTGATCGCCTTCTTCGACCTGCCGATGTCCGACTTCGCCCGTGGCTCCGCCGAGCAAAGCCTGCTGCAGGCCAAGAGCCATGCGATTGCCGCATTTATTTGCTACGAAGTGGTCTACCCGGAGTTTTCCGCCGGCCTGGCCGCGCAGAGCGACCTGCTGCTGACCATCAGCAACGGCTCCATCGGCCCGCTGCAGCACTTGCAGATGGCGCAGATGCGCGCCCTGGAAGCCGGCCGCTGGATGATTCGCGCGACCAACAACGGCGTCACCGCACTGATCGATCCGCAAGGCCAGATCACCACCCAGCTGCCGCAATTCGAACAGGCGGTGCTCTATGGCCAGGTGCAACCGATGCAGGGGCTCACGCCTTATCTGCAGTGGCGTGGTTGGCCCATGCTGATTATCTGCCTGGGGCTATTTGCCTGGGCGTTGATGGCCAGTCGTATGGCTAAAACGCTTTAACGACGAAAAAATCGGTAGAACTCGCGCAGCTCAGCCTGCGCGTCGCCAATGCTGACCGGGGTGAAGCGCAGCGGATGGTGCGCCGGACATTGCGCCAGGCGGCCCTGATCGAGCGGGTGCAGCCAACCGAGCAGCGGGTATCCGCCCATGCTCTGGTGGTCGGCCTGCAGGATGATCGGCTGACCATCCGGCGGCACCTGAATCGCCCCCCGGCCAACCCCTAATGACCACTGTCGCAAAGGCGGTTGCACAGCCTCACCGAGCAGCCGCGCACCCATCCGGTCGGAGTGCGGGCTGAGCTGCCAAGTCTGGGCGAAAAAGCCCTGCAACTGGTCTTCCTCGAAACTCGCCGCATCGCCGCCGGTAATCACCCGCAGCAAGGGTTTGCAGCGGTAATCCGGCAGATAAGGCCAGGGCACGCTGGCGCCATAAGTGAAATGTGCGGGCCGGCAGGCCAGCAGATCGCCCGCCTGCACCGCCCGCCCCAGCCCTTCGCGCAGCTGCACGCTTACGCTGCCCAGCACCGGAGCCGCAATAAAGCCGCCCGCCACCGCCAGATAGGCGCGCTGGCCACTGCGGGCAAAGCCCAGGCGCAGCAGTTGGCCTTTGCGCAGCGGAAAGCGCGTCCACAAGGGCTGCGGCTGATCATCCAGGCTCAACGGCACCTGCGCGCCGCAAACCGCCACCCAGGTGTCGACCTCGGCCTGCAACTCGACGCCGCCCAGGGCGATTTCCAGCAACGGCGTGCCCCAGGGATTATTCAGCAGATGATTGGCCCAGGCCGCGCCACGCCAATCCAGCGGTCCGGCCGGCGATACGCCCAGGTGCTGCCAACCGCGCCGCCCAGCATCCTGCAACAGGCTTTGCGGCCCTGGCTTGAGCACCCGCAGGCCACTCATAGCTGACCGCCTTCGCGGATAAAGTCGCGCTCATCAATGCTGCGAAAACGCACGCGGTCACCCAACGCCAGCGGGCATGGCGGCGTGCGCGCGGCGTCGAACAACGACCAGGGACAACGACCAATCAGGTGCCAGCCGCCGGGCGAGCTGTGTGGATAGATCGCCGTTTGCCGCTCGGCAATCGCCAGGCTACCGGCCGGCACAGCAATGCGCGGGGTGGCGCGGCGCGGCAAGGCCAGGCGCGCGTCCAGCTCGCCGAGGTAGGCAAAGCCCGGGGCAAAACCAATCGCGCCGACGCGGTACTCGGTCGCCGCATGCAGTTCGATCACCTGGGCGACACTGAGCTGACACAGACGCGCGACCTCGGCGAGGTCTTCACCGTTATACCAAATGGGGATTTCATGCAGCCGCCCGGCCTGCGCGACAAAGGGCTCGGCAAGCCAGCGCTCCAGCAGGGGTTTGAGCCGCTCGGCCAATTCCAAGTGATCGGTGCGCATCAGGTCGTAGTGCAGTAGCAGGCTGGTCCAACCCGGCACCAGATCGATAAGCACTTCACCCAACTCGCCACGGATACGCTCGGCCAACAGGGCGATCCGTTGCGGCAGCTGCGCATCCGGCTGCTCGGCCAGCACCAGCAGCAGGGCTTCGGCACCGGCCGGTTCGAGGCGGATCATAGGGCGTCCAGGCTGGCCCGCAAACGCCGCAGCACGGCCAGCGAATCGGCGTTATCGCCATGCACGCACAGGCTGTCGGCGCGTAGCTGCAGCGGCTTGCCATCGATATCGGCAAACGGCTCGCCTTGGGCAATCGCCAGGGCCTGCTGAAAAATACGCTGCGGATCATGGTGCACCGCACCGCTCAAACGCCGTGGCGCCAACTGCCCGTCGGCCAGATAGGCGCGGTCAGCAAAGGCCTCAAACATCAACGGCACATCCGCAGCATCGGCCAGACGCAGCTCGCGGCTGTTGTCGGCCAGCGCCAGCACCATCAGCGGCAAGCCCTTGCGGTAGCTGGCGCACGCTTCAAGCACCGCGTTGAACAGCGCATCGTCACGCACCAGGTCGTTGTACAACGCGCCATGCGGTTTGACGTAGGCCAGCTGGGTGCCAGCCGCGCGGCAGAAAGCCTCCAGCGCGCCAAGCTGATACAGCACCAGCGCGGTGACCTCCTCTGGCGAGCAGGCGATATGCCGACGGCCGAAACCAAGCAAATCCGGATAGGCCGGGTGCGCGCCAATGCTCACGCCATGCTCTATCGCCAGGGCGACGGTGCGCTGCATGGTCAAAGGGTCGGAGGCATGAAAGCCACACGCCAGGTTGGCCTGATCAATCAGCGGCATGGCATGCACGTCATCGCCCATGCGCCACACGCCGAAGCTTTCACCCATGTCGCAGTTCAGCAGGATTCTTTTCATGCCCATCAGCTTAGTGGCGCATTGCGGCGACGGGAAGCCCGCCCAAGCATGCCCAGCCACGGCCGTGGACGGGTACGAAGAGATCACCACACCACAATAGGAATGTATATTGTTTGTAAATAATCATGCTTAGCATTAAAAATTCACTAGAATCGCCACCCTGAACCCAAACCCACTGACAAGACTTGGCTATGCCTCACTCCTTCTGGCTCGGCACCCTGCGCCAATGGCACTGGATCAGCTCGGCGCTGTGTCTGGCCGGCATGCTGTTGTTTGCCGTGACCGGCATCACCCTGAACCATGCCACGCAGATCGAAGCAAAACCCCGGGTGACCAATCATCAGGCGCAACTGCCCGAGGCGCTGCAGACCGCGCTGCAAGACAAACAGCCCAGCCAGGGCCTGCCGCTGGAGCTGCGTCGGTGGCTGGAGGCCGAGCTGGCGATTCGCCTGGATGGCCGTGACGCCGAATGGTCGGATGGCGAGTTGTATATCGGCTTGCCGCGCCCCGGTGGCGATGCCTGGCTGAGCCTGGATATCGAATCCGGCGCACTGGAGTTCGAGTCGACCGACCGGGGCTGGATCGCCTACCTGAATGACCTGCACAAGGGCCGCAATACCGGCACCGCGTGGGCCTGGTTTATCGACGTATTTGCCGTGCTCTGCGTGGTGTTCAGCCTCAGCGGCCTGCTGTTGCTGCAACGCTATTCCGGCAACCGCCCCAGCACCTGGCCGATGCTCGGCCTGGGCCTGGTGCTCCCTGTTCTGCTGGCTCTGCTGTTTATTCACTAAGGACATCGTTATGCCAAAACGCTTGCTGTTGCCCCTGTGCGCCCTGTTGAGCCCCCCGGTGCTGGCTGCCGACGTGCAGCTGGAGGTGGAAATCCCGCGCCTGCAGGTGGCCGAGTACCACCGTCCCTACGTGGCCATCTGGCTGGAGCAACCGGACCAGAAGCATGTCGCCAACCTGGCGGTGTGGTACGACCAGAAGCTCAAGGACAAGGAAGGCGAAAAGTGGCTCAAAGACCTGCGCCAGTGGTGGCGCCGCAGCGGCCGCAGCCTGGAGATGCCGGTTGACGGCGTCAGCGGTGCAACCCGCGCAGTTGGCACGCAGAGCCTGAGCTTCAGCAGCGCCGATGCGCCTTTCAAGCAATTACCCGCCGGCGAATACCGCGTGGTGGTGGAAGCCGCCCGTGAAGTGGGCGGCCGCGAACTGCTGCGCCTGCCGTTCACCTGGCCACCCAAGCAAGCCGCCAACCAGAGCGTTCAGGGCAGCAGCGAGCTGGGCCAGATCACCCTGCAACTGACGCCTTGAACCTCAGCCCTTGAATCACTGCCATTAAGGAAGACTGCCATGCACCCACTCGTAAAATGGACCGCCCTGACCCTGGCCATCTGCCTGCCGCTGTCCGCCCAGGCCCACCGCGCCTGGATGCTGCCGTCGGCCACCGTCCTGTCCGGTGAAGATCCCTGGGTCACCGTCGACGCCGCCGTGTCCAATGACCTGTTCTACTTCGAGCACTTCCCGCTGCGTATTCAGGGCATCGGCAACCTCGACAACGCCCCCGCTGGCGGCCCACCCGGCATGCGCCCGCGCCCGGCCGCCATGCTGCAACTGTTCGCTCCGGATGGCAGCGCCGCCAAAGCCGAGAACGGCAGCATCGGCCGTTACCGCAGCACCTTCGACCTGCACCTGACCCAGAAAGGCACCTACAAGCTGGCCATTGCCAACAGCGGTCTGTTCGCCAGCTGGAAAGAAGGCCAGGACAACAAGCGCTGGATGGGCAAGGCCGAAGACTTCGCCAAGCAGGTACCTGCAGGCGCCACCGAGCTGAAAGTGGCGCAGAACAACAGCCGCATGGAAGTTTTCGTCACCTCCGGCAACCCGACCACTACGGTGCTGAAAACCACCGGTGTTGGCCTTGAGCTGGCACCGATCACCCACCCCAACGACCTGTTCGCCGGTGAAGCCGCGGAATTCACCCTGCTGCTCGATGGCAAGCCGGCCGCTGGCGTTGAGGTCAGCGTGATCCCCGGTGGCAACCGTTACCGCGACGATCTGGGCGAGATCAAAACCACCAGCGACGCCAACGGCAAGATCAGCATCACCTGGCCGAACGCCGGCATGTACTGGCTGGAAGCCGAGCTGAGCAGCAAGGACGGCGTCACTGCACCCGCCACCGAGCGCCGCGCCTCTTACAGCGCGACCCTGGAAGTGCTGGCACCCTGATGCCAGCCCGAACGCTGTCGCCGCCCGGCGACAGCGCTTCCCACCTCTTAGCTGACGACTCGACTTGATCACCGCCCCGCGACTTCACGCCCTGCGCCACTGGCCCCTGCCGACCTGCCTGCTGCTGACCGGTCTGTTGTTCTGGCTGCAACCAGCGCGCGAACTCAGCGCGGGGCTGATCAGCCTCACCTATCTCGCGCTGTGCCTGCACTACTGCTGGCCGCAGCGCCGTATTCCATCCGGCCAGGCCGGCGAACTGCTGATTGCCTACGCCAGCCAAGGCGGCCAGGCGCAGCAACTGGCCGAGCGCAGCTGCGCGCAACTGCTCGCCAGCGGCACACCGGCACGTTGTATCGCCCTCAACCAACTGGACAGCACACGGCTGGCAACGCTTGAGCGTCTGCTTCTGGTCGTCAGCACCTACGGTGACGG
This DNA window, taken from Pseudomonas sp. SG20056, encodes the following:
- the miaB gene encoding tRNA (N6-isopentenyl adenosine(37)-C2)-methylthiotransferase MiaB, translated to MTKKLYIETHGCQMNEYDSSRMIDLLGEHQALEVTEKAADADIILLNTCSIREKAQDKVFSQLGRWQKLKIANPDLVIGVGGCVASQEGAAIRDRAPYVDVVFGPQTLHRLPEMIDAARTTKIAQVDISFPEIEKFDRLPEPRVDGPSAYVSVMEGCSKYCTFCVVPYTRGEEVSRPMSDVLGEIIHLAEHGVREITLLGQNVNGYRGATQNGQIADFAELLYAVAAIDGIDRIRYTTSHPLEFSDALIQAHAEIPELVKYLHLPVQSGSDRILAAMKRNHTALEYKSRIRKLRAAVPDILISSDFIVGFPGETEKDFEQTMKLVEDVGFDFCYSFVYSSRPGTPAADLPDDTPLELKKQRLALLQHRITQQGFENSRRMAGTVQRILVNDYSKKDPGMLQGRTESNRVVNFRSDNPRLIGQFVDVHIDEAMPNSLRGTLINETVCN
- the pxpB gene encoding 5-oxoprolinase subunit PxpB, translated to MIRLEPAGAEALLLVLAEQPDAQLPQRIALLAERIRGELGEVLIDLVPGWTSLLLHYDLMRTDHLELAERLKPLLERWLAEPFVAQAGRLHEIPIWYNGEDLAEVARLCQLSVAQVIELHAATEYRVGAIGFAPGFAYLGELDARLALPRRATPRIAVPAGSLAIAERQTAIYPHSSPGGWHLIGRCPWSLFDAARTPPCPLALGDRVRFRSIDERDFIREGGQL
- a CDS encoding PepSY-associated TM helix domain-containing protein → MPHSFWLGTLRQWHWISSALCLAGMLLFAVTGITLNHATQIEAKPRVTNHQAQLPEALQTALQDKQPSQGLPLELRRWLEAELAIRLDGRDAEWSDGELYIGLPRPGGDAWLSLDIESGALEFESTDRGWIAYLNDLHKGRNTGTAWAWFIDVFAVLCVVFSLSGLLLLQRYSGNRPSTWPMLGLGLVLPVLLALLFIH
- a CDS encoding 5-oxoprolinase subunit PxpA produces the protein MKRILLNCDMGESFGVWRMGDDVHAMPLIDQANLACGFHASDPLTMQRTVALAIEHGVSIGAHPAYPDLLGFGRRHIACSPEEVTALVLYQLGALEAFCRAAGTQLAYVKPHGALYNDLVRDDALFNAVLEACASYRKGLPLMVLALADNSRELRLADAADVPLMFEAFADRAYLADGQLAPRRLSGAVHHDPQRIFQQALAIAQGEPFADIDGKPLQLRADSLCVHGDNADSLAVLRRLRASLDAL
- a CDS encoding biotin-dependent carboxyltransferase family protein: MSGLRVLKPGPQSLLQDAGRRGWQHLGVSPAGPLDWRGAAWANHLLNNPWGTPLLEIALGGVELQAEVDTWVAVCGAQVPLSLDDQPQPLWTRFPLRKGQLLRLGFARSGQRAYLAVAGGFIAAPVLGSVSVQLREGLGRAVQAGDLLACRPAHFTYGASVPWPYLPDYRCKPLLRVITGGDAASFEEDQLQGFFAQTWQLSPHSDRMGARLLGEAVQPPLRQWSLGVGRGAIQVPPDGQPIILQADHQSMGGYPLLGWLHPLDQGRLAQCPAHHPLRFTPVSIGDAQAELREFYRFFRR
- the ybeY gene encoding rRNA maturation RNase YbeY, which translates into the protein MLELDLQIASDAASLPSEAQFRAWCEIALRQRSADSELTIRLVDEAEGRELNHTWRHKDYATNVLSFPADVPDEMLDIPLLGDLVICVPVVEREAQEQAKTSEAHWAHLVIHGCLHLLGYDHIEDEEAEEMEALERELLAELGHPDPYADHE
- a CDS encoding DUF2271 domain-containing protein, giving the protein MPKRLLLPLCALLSPPVLAADVQLEVEIPRLQVAEYHRPYVAIWLEQPDQKHVANLAVWYDQKLKDKEGEKWLKDLRQWWRRSGRSLEMPVDGVSGATRAVGTQSLSFSSADAPFKQLPAGEYRVVVEAAREVGGRELLRLPFTWPPKQAANQSVQGSSELGQITLQLTP
- a CDS encoding tetratricopeptide repeat protein; translated protein: MKRTGRTLSLGCLLLLLPLLASASGNSLLIPALGSCSLNTAPEELPVALEACEQAALNGDLQAEFELGEFYYDGKRVERDLSQALKWFEQASLQGHAQSQYRLGMMFFRGEGVPANAVQAYIVLKMAAVNGSDEAMDSADLIAAQMPRDELEIASQVLGQIFRNYLLELQNADTLTSPFAPLP
- a CDS encoding PhoH family protein; the protein is MNAPIEPLRFILEPFEARRFANLCGQFDEHLRLIEQRLGIELRNRGNQFELVGTAGQTRAAEQLLRRLYRETQSTELSPDLVHLFLQESGIEELSNPTVEASVALRTRKGMIRPRGANQQRYVKAILDHDINFGIGPAGTGKTYLAVAAAVDALEREQIRRILLVRPAVEAGEKLGFLPGDLSQKIDPYLRPLYDALYEMLGFEQVAKLIEKQVIEVAPLAYMRGRTLNNSFIILDESQNTTLEQMKMFLTRIGFGSTAVITGDITQVDLPRGTKSGLTHVIDVLRDVPGISFTHFKPKDVVRHPLVQRIVEAYERYDNRMHGKLDDEQDERNA
- a CDS encoding HlyC/CorC family transporter; translated protein: MSEDRSSNEQKSWFNRLTQAFAHEPKNRKELLEVLREAHQNKLLDSEALAIVEGAIQVADLQVRDIMVPRSQMMSIKANQTPKEFLPSIIEAAHSRYPVVGESLDDVVGILLAKDLLPLILSGEQPNFNIKDLLRPATFVPESKRLNVLLREFRANHNHMAVVIDEYGGVAGLVTIEDVLEQIVGDIEDEHDVEEDSYVKPLPSGDFLVKALTPIESFNEAFDTEFSDDEFDTVGGLVMSAFGHLPKRNEVTQIGEFRFRVLNADSRRIHLLRLSPVSN
- a CDS encoding DUF1820 family protein, yielding MSKREPIYKVIFLNQGQVYEMYAKQIFQSDLWGFLEVEEFVFGERTQVVVDPSEEKLKAQFDGVVRSFIPMHAIIRIDEVERLGTPKISEAKGGGNVMPFPMPMPDK
- the lnt gene encoding apolipoprotein N-acyltransferase codes for the protein MHWITRPGWPGNLIALLAGAITPLALAPYDLWPLAILSIALFYLGLRDLTPRQAVLRGWSYGFGLFAAGTSWVYVSIHDYGAASPPLAVFLTLLFVGGLGLLFALSAWVWTRWLRRVEAPLADALAFAALWLAQEAFRSWFLTGFPWLYAGYSQLDGPLAGLAPVGGVWLLSFALALSAALLVNLAQLRTRKAFLAIGVVLLVAPWIAGLALKNHAWTQPLGEPLSVSAMQGNIEQNRKWDPEQLNAQLALYRDMTFSAKPTDLIVWPETAIPVLKDRAQGYLGMINRFANERNAALITGVPIRQSNERGEQRYYNGISVVGQGSGDYLKQKLVPFGEYVPLQEVLRGLIAFFDLPMSDFARGSAEQSLLQAKSHAIAAFICYEVVYPEFSAGLAAQSDLLLTISNGSIGPLQHLQMAQMRALEAGRWMIRATNNGVTALIDPQGQITTQLPQFEQAVLYGQVQPMQGLTPYLQWRGWPMLIICLGLFAWALMASRMAKTL